Part of the Paenibacillus terrae HPL-003 genome is shown below.
TCATTTTGATTTCTCCCCTTAATCTCATCTGCTTTTTATTAAGTTAAAATGTTGCAGTCCAATCAAATTCCGAGTATTCTTATGTGTTTATAAATATTACAATGACTTTTTAATAACTGTCAACAACATGACACATCAGATATGAACCATTCCACTTCGAGTGAGCTTCCTGTCGGACTAAAAGAAGCTGAAAATCCTGCTTTCAAAGTTGGCAGCCAAGCGATCATCCGAGCTGACCATATGGCAGGCATGAGCGGTGCTACAGCCACGATTGTTGGGGCTTATACGACTACTGCTTATACGGTTTCATATACTCCAACCACTGGAGGGGAAAAAGTGACTAATCATAAATGGGTGACGGAGAGTGAGCTTTCAGCCAATTAGAACTCTTACATCACAGATTGCCTATGATAGCAAAAGGGAGCCTGATATCGGCTCCCTTTATACGGCTTTATTTTGTTTGGATAAACCTACTTCGCTAAATTCAGCTTAGCATCCTTGATATCATACAAGGTTCCTTTGTTACTATCTACGAGCTTTTTCATTTGTTTATTGGCCAGTCCGCTTGCAGGAACTATCGCATTAAAAGTAACGCCATTTTTCTGTAATTGTTCGTTTATTTCGTCCACTGAAAAACGGGCTTTACCCAACGCTGTATTTTTATCGTGAACAGGTGCATCTGTAATGAATATGATGGTTTTGGGATTAGATCTTTTGGAAAATTTACTTACAGCCAACTGAATGGCCTCCAGCCCGGATTCTTTCAAATCCCCGCCAGCAGAAGGACGTAACGTATTCAAATTTCCTTTTAACTTGCTCTTATCCGCTGTAAAATCAAAATACTCCAAATCTTTATCTGCTGTTAAATTAATGTCCCGAAATGCAACAACGGCAAATTGGGAGCCTGATGGAATCGAATCAACAAAGCCCTTAACCTTCTGTCTTACATAATCCAGCGTTCCTGTCATACTACTCGTAACATCAATAACGAATACGATATCAGAAGATTTGGTGATGGTACTGGATATATTGTTCAGTATGGCCGGATTCGATTGTGGCTCCGTGTTGGCCTCGTCTTCATCCATTAATTGTTCACTTTCATTTGTAGTTAAAACCTGTTGCGGGGCAAGAAAGATCACAACACTCTGAGCGGCAATATTCCACTTCACCTTGGCTCCCAGGGCCTCACTTACAAAGCGAATAGGAACCATCACTTTGCCGTTAATTAATCTCGGCGCCACATTGAGACGCACTAATTTACCATTGATATATGCATCTCTGGAGCCTACGGTTAACTTGATCGTTGTATTCCCTTTGGTCGCGGTAACGGTCTTCGTAGCACCATCCCATTTCACCTTCGCTCCAAGCGCCTCAAAAACAGCACGAAACGGCACCAGCATACTTCCGCTAATCGAAGTCGCAGGCTGCTCATATTGTTGCAGCTTCCCATCAATAAACACCAAAACCTGCCCAGATTTGTTATTGTTTACAGGAATAAATTGGGGCACAGACGCTGCCGAATTGCCTGACTGATCTATCATTTTAATATAAAAGTAGTAACCGCCCGTAGACAAGTTCAGGTTACTCAAAGAATAGTTAAATGTTGTTTCCGGATCGAACTGAATGCGTTTAACCAATTGCTCTTCCGAATTTTTTACCATAACGTAGGAAGTGTACGTGGGCTGAATATTTTTCATCTTCAAACGAACTGTAAATGAGGTACCCGAAGAATTGATCGTAAACGTACCCGGAAAGCTTTCTCCAGATGGGATAGACAAAGGAATTTCCGGTGATTCATCTACAGCTTGATCTTCTTTAGACTCGATAACGGGCTGCGTTACTTTCGGCTCATCAACAGATGGAGTAGCCTCTGGCTCACTAACCGTTGGAGTTACTTTAGGTTCGTCTGTGGATTGAGCCACCTTCGGCTCTTCTACAGGCTGCGTCGTCTCGATGATATCAGATATATTATAATAAAAATAAATTTTCGCTCCATCAGAAGGGGCTTGTGCTTTATCCTTAATCGTTACCGTCTTATTCACATAATCTACCATCAATTTAGAAGCAGGAATACTCGTCTCATATCCAACAGATTGGTTAATGATTAAGTTAACTTTAGCCCCCTGCTTAATGGTATGGTTCATCGTTATTTTAAAAGTACGATTCTCACCATTCCCTTCCGCAAGTGCTACCCCGGCCATATTTCCTTGAGTCCATTCCATGCCTGAACTTATAGGAATTACGATATGAAGTTCTGTCCCGGGCTCAGGTGCTTTTTTTGTTTCGGGAATGATGATTGCAGCGTTGCCATAATCAACGATATAATCCGTAGAAGGAATCTCCATCAGATTTTGATATAGACGAACAGGGGTATTCGATGGAATTGGATTACCACCATTAAATTGAAAAACACGCCTTGAACCATTACCATCCTCAAGTATAAATACGAGATCATTCCACTTTCTTGATGCTGAATCCGTGTCTGCATGCGCTCTTTCTGTTCCTACAGTAATCAAACCCATGAGCATCGTAGAAAACATAAATAAAAGTATAATCTTCCTGAACTTCATCCTTATTTCCCCTTTTTGAATTTTTCTTTTTGGTAAATCATAACATAAGGTTAGGTGAAGTCCATTCCATCTGATGACAATTATGGATATTGGGTCTTACTTTTTTAGCTGTTGTTCAATATTCATATGTAGCTCCTTGAATTGATTCTCATGCCGGAGCAACCATTCCTTTCTCCATAAGCCCCCCGCATAACCCGTTAGTTTCTGGTTTGAACCGATAATTCGGTGGCATGGAATCACGATACTCAGCTTGTTTTTCCCATTTGCGCTGCCTACAGCTCTAATGGCTTTTTCATTTCCAATCGAAAGGGCAATGTCTTTATAGGTCGCCGTTTCACCGTAGCCTACTTTTACCAAAGCATCCCATACACTTTTTTGAAAGTCTGTACCTTCAAAAGCATAAGGAAACGTAAACTTATAGCGCGTACCTTTAAAATACTCATCAAACTGACTAGCGCACGCCTCTAAAACGGGGTGTGAAGTCTCGTCCAGCATCCTGGTAGTTGATGTATTCCGATCAGAAAACATGATAGAACGGACAGCTTCATCTGTGCCCCATATTTCTATCTCTCCAATCGGGGACGCATAATTCAACAAATATAGCCTGCTCATAAAAGGATAACTACCTCCTGCGTCTATTAGATCTACAGCATCTATTCACCTATTCAGCTTCCTGTATTCACTAGGGGAACACTGTTTCAAACAGCGAAATGCCTTATAAAAATTCGATGGGCTTTGAAAGCCCGTCTCATAGCAAATCTCAAGATTGGTATGATCCGTGCTTTTAAGCAAATATGCTGCTTTATCTACTCTTATTTTTTCCAGATAGGTACGCGGGGTTTCTGAGGTTTCCTGTTTAAAGATTCGATCCAGATAAAAGGGGCTTACTCCAGCATAATCCGCAATATCCTGCAATACCAGTCTTTCCTTATAGTGATTGACCAGAAAGGTAACCACAGTCTGGACAAGCCTGATATACGGTGAATGATCAATATGAGGCTGACATCTTTTACAGGCCCGAAATCCCGCCTTTTCCACTGTGTCAATATCATCATAAAACTCAACATTTATTTTTTTAGGCTTTTTGGATCGACAGGAAGGTCGGCAGTATATTCGGGTTGTTTTCACTGCGGTAAAAAACAACCCGTCATATTTACGATCACACGCCATAATTTTCTCCCACATTTCTTCAAAAGAAAGATTGATTTCAGCCATGATCGAATATTCTGTCCTTTCTATAGCTCATCCTCACGCATATAAATGTGAAGTATCTTGCAGCTCTATCAGCTGCTCAGCGTTCTTTTGCAAAGCAACCATGATATGGTCCGAAAATGCATTACCAAAGCTAAACCGTTTAACTCCTAATTGCTGAAGCTTACTGACATTCGTCAGACTCGGCAAGGATAAAATATTAAGCGGAGCATGTACCTGATGTACCACTTCTCTGATCTCTTCGTCAACCTTTAACCCCGGAACAAAAATTCCACTCGCTCCACTCTCCACATACGCTTTTGCTCGTTCGATCGTTTCCAAAAGCGGGGTATCCTTTTGCAAATATGTATCCGTTCTCGCATTTATAAAAAAATCGTTAAATCCATGAGCATCCAGTGCTGTTTTAATGAATCTCCAATATTAATCCCTGCGACTCCCACATCTGCTGTCCTTACAACATGCTCGACAATCGTTGCCGTGTCCTCCCCATACCCTGCCTCTATATCTGCCGACACCGGAATCTGGACATGATCTGTGATCGTCCGAATAACCCCTATATGCTGGTCAAAATTAATAAGCTCCCCGTCGGAAAATCCAAGCGTATTCGCAATCCCCCAGCTCGTCGTTCCAATCGCCTGAAAGACTGCCTTTTCCAAAGCCAAAGCAGATAACAAGTCCCACGCATTCCCCAAAAACAAAAGTTCCTCTGATGTATGAAGTGCTTTAAATTGCTGTATTTTGTTCATAAATATAGCCTCCTGATATGGGATGTAACTCATTTTATCAAGAGGCTGTATTGGTTTCGTCCTCATTCTTGCGCTTATGGTCTGTAGAATCTATTTGCTCCAAATCCACCAAGCCAATTGAAAATGTTTTCAACAAAACAAGGTTATTCAAACGAAAACAAAAAGCCAGAGGCTCCATCATTCAAGTATGTAAGTCGCGTGTACAAATAGAAAGACTGCCCCGGAAGCCCGAAACTTGCAAGTTCCTAAAACAGTCTTGTAAAATGTTCCTTAAGTCGAAAGGGAGGTCGTTAGATCAAACGATAGCCGGATGGAAGTTTCCCGGTACTTCGGATATTACGGATTTGCTGCAACGTCAAACGTTGATTGGTAGAGACAAGAGATTCTACATCATTTCCACGAATCAGACCATCCAGGTCGGCGAAGCGGCGATTGCCTCTAAAGACTTGAAAATTACCTCTAAACCGCGTGCCGGTAAAGAGTACCAGTGTAGCATCACTGCTTGTAGAAAAGAAACGCAGGCTCTCTATACCATCGAGAACGGTATCCATATCGCGAATACCTAAATTTCCCGTATATACTCTGCTGGCCCCCCGAAAATTTTCTTCACTAAAGACGGTAAGGCGCGGATATGTTTGAGATACAAATGCTTTGCTGATCATGTTGTAATTCCTCCTTTCAATTCTAGCTTATGTTCACTGGAAGAATTGGTTTGGGCCGGGAATTACCATTTCACAAAATCGTTCTATGATTTCATAAACACACAACAGACTTGA
Proteins encoded:
- a CDS encoding stalk domain-containing protein, whose product is MKFRKIILLFMFSTMLMGLITVGTERAHADTDSASRKWNDLVFILEDGNGSRRVFQFNGGNPIPSNTPVRLYQNLMEIPSTDYIVDYGNAAIIIPETKKAPEPGTELHIVIPISSGMEWTQGNMAGVALAEGNGENRTFKITMNHTIKQGAKVNLIINQSVGYETSIPASKLMVDYVNKTVTIKDKAQAPSDGAKIYFYYNISDIIETTQPVEEPKVAQSTDEPKVTPTVSEPEATPSVDEPKVTQPVIESKEDQAVDESPEIPLSIPSGESFPGTFTINSSGTSFTVRLKMKNIQPTYTSYVMVKNSEEQLVKRIQFDPETTFNYSLSNLNLSTGGYYFYIKMIDQSGNSAASVPQFIPVNNNKSGQVLVFIDGKLQQYEQPATSISGSMLVPFRAVFEALGAKVKWDGATKTVTATKGNTTIKLTVGSRDAYINGKLVRLNVAPRLINGKVMVPIRFVSEALGAKVKWNIAAQSVVIFLAPQQVLTTNESEQLMDEDEANTEPQSNPAILNNISSTITKSSDIVFVIDVTSSMTGTLDYVRQKVKGFVDSIPSGSQFAVVAFRDINLTADKDLEYFDFTADKSKLKGNLNTLRPSAGGDLKESGLEAIQLAVSKFSKRSNPKTIIFITDAPVHDKNTALGKARFSVDEINEQLQKNGVTFNAIVPASGLANKQMKKLVDSNKGTLYDIKDAKLNLAK
- a CDS encoding methylated-DNA--[protein]-cysteine S-methyltransferase; protein product: MSRLYLLNYASPIGEIEIWGTDEAVRSIMFSDRNTSTTRMLDETSHPVLEACASQFDEYFKGTRYKFTFPYAFEGTDFQKSVWDALVKVGYGETATYKDIALSIGNEKAIRAVGSANGKNKLSIVIPCHRIIGSNQKLTGYAGGLWRKEWLLRHENQFKELHMNIEQQLKK
- a CDS encoding bifunctional transcriptional activator/DNA repair enzyme AdaA, whose protein sequence is MAEINLSFEEMWEKIMACDRKYDGLFFTAVKTTRIYCRPSCRSKKPKKINVEFYDDIDTVEKAGFRACKRCQPHIDHSPYIRLVQTVVTFLVNHYKERLVLQDIADYAGVSPFYLDRIFKQETSETPRTYLEKIRVDKAAYLLKSTDHTNLEICYETGFQSPSNFYKAFRCLKQCSPSEYRKLNR